One Rhodospirillaceae bacterium genomic region harbors:
- the hpnE gene encoding hydroxysqualene dehydroxylase HpnE, whose translation MTGTTHIVGAGLAGLAAAVSLAKAGKKVVVYEATKHAGGRCRSFFDASLDQTIDNGSHAVLGGNPNVFKYLDLIGAEDELVPVHTSGHIPFVDLTTNDRWTLQPGANRLPNWIFSPSRRARDTSAWDYLRGLILIFAGPAKSVADCLPQTGNGWRNFWEPLSTAVMNAPSSSASAHLLGRSLSNILLSPTGGLRTYIPRSTLGQTFVSPALTRLEKLGMAVLFGSPLLRVRGGTRAEHLEFRGLAVSLKPEDTVILAITPWSPAVQCFLPQRFSPSPSPIVNAHFHFDTGEKATSMTGVIRGCAQWVFTRPNLVSVTVSGDTALAAQSQEDIAETLWADAQKSLNIANEPLPLGRIIIERRATPIQDAAFVKHRPSAETSLKNVFLAGDWVNTGLPCTLESAIKSGFRAAELAAKGH comes from the coding sequence ATGACGGGCACAACGCATATTGTTGGCGCTGGACTTGCCGGGTTGGCGGCGGCGGTCTCGCTGGCAAAGGCCGGCAAAAAAGTCGTCGTCTATGAAGCGACGAAGCACGCCGGCGGACGGTGCCGGTCTTTCTTTGACGCATCCCTTGATCAGACAATCGACAACGGCAGCCACGCCGTGCTCGGCGGAAATCCGAATGTGTTTAAATATCTTGACCTTATTGGTGCGGAAGATGAATTGGTGCCTGTCCATACGTCAGGCCATATTCCATTTGTTGACCTAACAACTAATGATCGGTGGACACTTCAGCCAGGCGCAAATCGCTTGCCCAATTGGATTTTTAGTCCGTCACGCAGAGCGCGTGACACCTCAGCCTGGGACTACCTGCGCGGCCTTATTTTAATATTTGCAGGACCGGCAAAAAGCGTTGCTGACTGCCTGCCTCAGACTGGAAATGGATGGCGTAACTTTTGGGAGCCCTTGTCGACCGCAGTTATGAATGCGCCGTCTTCATCGGCATCCGCCCATCTCCTCGGTCGTTCGCTAAGTAATATACTTTTGTCGCCAACTGGAGGATTGCGCACCTATATCCCGAGATCGACCTTAGGCCAGACCTTCGTCAGCCCCGCCCTAACGCGTCTCGAAAAGTTGGGAATGGCAGTCTTGTTCGGGTCCCCCCTACTCAGAGTGAGAGGCGGGACTCGGGCAGAACACCTTGAATTTCGCGGATTAGCAGTCAGTCTGAAACCCGAAGACACAGTCATCCTTGCCATCACACCCTGGTCACCCGCCGTTCAGTGCTTTCTGCCACAACGTTTTTCACCTTCACCGTCTCCCATCGTGAACGCCCATTTTCACTTTGATACAGGGGAAAAAGCTACAAGTATGACCGGAGTCATCCGGGGATGTGCACAATGGGTTTTCACTCGGCCAAATTTGGTAAGCGTCACGGTGAGTGGCGATACCGCACTCGCCGCTCAATCACAGGAAGACATTGCTGAGACCCTATGGGCGGACGCACAAAAGTCCTTAAACATCGCAAATGAACCTCTCCCCCTGGGGCGCATCATTATCGAACGGCGCGCAACACCAATTCAGGATGCCGCCTTCGTCAAACATCGGCCAAGCGCAGAAACCAGTCTTAAAAACGTCTTTCTCGCTGGAGACTGGGTCAATACCGGACTGCCGTGCACGTTAGAGAGTGCAATTAAGAGTGGATTTAGGGCCGCGGAGCTAGCCGCTAAGGGCCACTAA
- a CDS encoding urate hydroxylase PuuD encodes MASILQSLPKTIIAGFILTILVFLLNGYTTPDIIFWQFLFRWLHVLSGIMWIGLLWYFNFVQIPNMPNIPDEQKPAIGKVIAPAALFWFRWGAMATIITGLILAMISGYLIDAIMVSGESTIIGIGMWLGAIMWFNVWFVIWPNQKKALGMVEVDAETKAKAARTAMLFSRTNTLLSIPMLFCMVAAQNFVF; translated from the coding sequence ATGGCTTCTATTCTTCAATCATTGCCCAAGACAATTATTGCCGGTTTCATACTGACAATCCTGGTCTTTCTACTCAACGGATACACCACGCCAGATATTATCTTCTGGCAATTCCTTTTCCGCTGGCTCCACGTTTTGAGTGGCATCATGTGGATCGGCTTACTTTGGTATTTTAACTTCGTACAAATTCCGAATATGCCGAACATTCCAGATGAGCAAAAACCAGCCATTGGCAAGGTTATTGCACCAGCTGCCCTATTCTGGTTCCGCTGGGGTGCAATGGCCACCATCATTACCGGCCTCATCCTGGCCATGATCAGTGGCTACCTCATTGACGCGATTATGGTAAGTGGTGAGTCAACAATCATCGGAATTGGCATGTGGCTTGGAGCCATCATGTGGTTCAACGTTTGGTTTGTAATTTGGCCAAACCAAAAGAAAGCTCTTGGGATGGTTGAAGTTGATGCAGAAACCAAAGCAAAGGCCGCACGGACGGCAATGCTGTTCTCACGCACCAACACATTGCTTTCAATCCCAATGTTGTTCTGCATGGTTGCCGCACAGAACTTCGTGTTCTAG
- a CDS encoding Mth938-like domain-containing protein has product MDLTRMEPTDRQHIQKYSADGFTVSGVVFPGAVLVFSQESLSWPVTSFDALTLGDFEPIMAHSGQIDLCLLGCGDRMAMVPADIREAVRRLGIGIEPMDTGAACRTFNVLLAEGRAVMAALIPPTSGPYAR; this is encoded by the coding sequence ATGGACCTAACACGCATGGAGCCGACGGACCGTCAGCATATTCAGAAGTACAGCGCTGATGGTTTTACCGTTTCTGGTGTTGTGTTTCCTGGCGCTGTCTTGGTGTTCTCACAAGAATCTCTAAGCTGGCCTGTCACCTCATTCGATGCCCTGACTCTCGGTGACTTTGAGCCGATCATGGCTCATTCTGGTCAGATTGATCTCTGTTTGCTGGGCTGTGGAGACCGTATGGCTATGGTGCCAGCGGATATCCGGGAAGCTGTTCGTCGGCTAGGGATCGGTATTGAACCTATGGATACGGGGGCCGCTTGCCGCACCTTTAATGTTCTACTGGCCGAAGGACGAGCGGTTATGGCGGCTTTGATTCCGCCCACATCAGGCCCGTATGCGAGATAA
- the secD gene encoding protein translocase subunit SecD, whose product MLDFGRGKIITVIFVVLLGAFFAVPNVLQGDLKEDLPSWWQPVNLGLDLRGGSYLLMEVDINAVREEQFTDLQEATRQALRDAKIGYRNLAVREDAVTVALPDPSRIADARRAIAAGSEDVEFENQEGGRLRITLSDQVLLDRQLAAVTQSIEIVRRRVDEFGTSEASIQRQGQDRIIIELPGIDNPERVKDIIGRTAKLNFHLMAPGYSGPVPSATDIPAGAMAVPDAAGSGGVYVVQRRVSVPGEMLVDSQPSFQEGQPVVSFRFNTQGGRRFGAITSQNVGQNLAILLDDEVISAPNIRSAIPGGSGIIEGGFTVQGAQDLALLLRAGALPAPLTILEERTIGPGLGADSIEAGEFASVLGLILVAIFMVMVYGMFGAFSVIALGANLLLILGALSAIGATLTLPGIAGIVLTVGMAVDANVLIYERMREEIKTGRTLFNALDSGFKQAFKTIIDSNLTTLIAAMLLFWFGSGPVKGFAVTLGLGILSTLFTATMVSRLIIVLWVRRKKPTTLPMSPGEHAKTGPFKPLILSMPQEFGFDFIGKRSIAIVFSALLIVASLGSLATQKLNFGIDFAGGILMEVRAEQPVEVSTVRNQVGGLGLGDVSITTFGDEGRDLLIRIQRQDGEEDAQTAALALVQETLGDGYEYRRTELVGPKVGQELVVDGALAVGLALLAICVYIWLRFEWQFAVGATLALTHDVIATLGLFSIFQLDFNLTTVAAVLTIAGYSINDTVVAYDRVREKLRKYKKLALPDLVNLALNKVLSRTLMTSFTTLLAVTALSIFGGEVLRGFSTALMWGVIIGTYSSIYVAMPVLIYFDLRHEDLDGSTDRNLSQVPESERA is encoded by the coding sequence ATGCTGGATTTTGGCCGCGGAAAAATCATAACCGTCATTTTTGTGGTGCTCTTGGGTGCCTTCTTTGCAGTACCCAACGTGCTGCAGGGTGATCTGAAAGAAGACCTGCCGAGCTGGTGGCAACCGGTCAACTTAGGTCTTGATCTACGTGGCGGGTCATACCTGTTGATGGAAGTTGATATCAACGCGGTCCGTGAAGAGCAGTTTACCGACCTACAAGAAGCCACGCGGCAAGCTCTGAGAGACGCCAAGATTGGGTATCGTAATCTGGCGGTTAGGGAAGACGCCGTGACCGTCGCCTTGCCAGACCCTAGCCGCATAGCCGATGCGCGACGGGCCATTGCGGCAGGTTCTGAGGATGTCGAGTTCGAAAACCAAGAAGGCGGGCGTCTTCGCATCACCTTGTCCGACCAAGTGCTGTTGGACCGCCAATTGGCGGCTGTGACGCAATCCATCGAGATTGTGCGTCGGCGGGTTGATGAATTTGGAACATCGGAAGCAAGCATTCAACGTCAGGGTCAGGACCGCATTATTATTGAACTGCCGGGTATTGATAATCCTGAGCGGGTCAAAGACATCATTGGTCGGACAGCCAAGTTAAATTTCCATCTCATGGCACCTGGATATTCCGGCCCGGTCCCATCAGCCACTGATATTCCGGCAGGTGCTATGGCTGTCCCTGACGCTGCAGGGTCTGGCGGTGTTTATGTGGTTCAGCGCCGGGTGTCGGTCCCAGGAGAGATGCTGGTTGATTCCCAACCTAGTTTCCAAGAAGGACAACCCGTTGTTTCATTTAGATTCAACACCCAGGGTGGGCGACGCTTTGGGGCCATCACATCACAGAATGTAGGGCAAAACCTAGCAATTCTGCTTGATGACGAAGTGATCAGCGCGCCAAACATTCGAAGTGCGATTCCGGGTGGGAGCGGCATTATTGAGGGGGGCTTTACCGTTCAAGGCGCGCAAGACTTAGCGTTGCTGCTGCGCGCTGGTGCTTTACCTGCACCGCTTACCATTCTGGAAGAGCGCACTATTGGGCCAGGACTTGGCGCTGACTCTATCGAGGCTGGTGAATTTGCAAGTGTACTAGGGCTTATCCTGGTCGCCATCTTCATGGTGATGGTCTACGGCATGTTCGGCGCATTTTCGGTCATTGCACTGGGGGCGAACCTCCTGCTTATCTTGGGGGCGCTGAGTGCGATTGGAGCGACACTGACCTTGCCAGGCATCGCAGGAATCGTTTTGACCGTTGGTATGGCGGTCGATGCCAATGTGTTGATCTATGAACGGATGCGCGAGGAGATTAAGACCGGACGCACACTGTTCAACGCTCTAGATTCTGGTTTTAAACAAGCTTTCAAGACCATTATCGACTCAAACTTAACAACACTGATCGCGGCGATGTTGCTGTTTTGGTTCGGCAGTGGTCCGGTGAAGGGCTTTGCTGTAACGCTTGGTCTGGGCATTTTGTCAACGTTGTTTACGGCGACAATGGTTTCAAGGCTTATCATCGTATTGTGGGTGAGACGCAAGAAACCAACCACCTTACCAATGTCTCCCGGTGAGCATGCAAAAACGGGCCCGTTCAAGCCGTTAATTTTGTCTATGCCGCAGGAATTTGGCTTCGACTTCATTGGCAAGCGTTCGATTGCAATCGTGTTTTCAGCACTCCTGATTGTTGCCTCGCTAGGTTCCTTGGCGACTCAGAAACTGAATTTCGGCATCGATTTTGCTGGCGGTATCTTGATGGAAGTTCGAGCTGAGCAGCCTGTTGAAGTGAGCACTGTGCGCAACCAGGTTGGCGGGCTGGGACTTGGTGATGTGTCTATAACCACATTCGGGGATGAGGGACGTGACCTGTTGATCCGTATTCAGCGTCAAGATGGCGAAGAGGATGCTCAGACGGCTGCTCTTGCCTTGGTTCAGGAAACATTAGGCGACGGATATGAGTATCGACGCACAGAACTGGTTGGACCGAAAGTCGGTCAAGAACTGGTGGTTGATGGTGCGTTAGCTGTTGGCTTAGCGCTGCTCGCGATCTGCGTTTATATCTGGTTGCGATTTGAGTGGCAGTTCGCTGTGGGTGCCACATTGGCTTTGACCCATGATGTTATTGCTACGCTTGGCTTGTTTTCGATCTTTCAGTTGGACTTTAATCTGACCACTGTGGCAGCGGTGCTGACCATAGCTGGGTATTCCATCAATGATACTGTGGTGGCTTATGACCGTGTGCGAGAAAAGCTGAGGAAGTATAAGAAGTTAGCCTTACCGGATTTGGTGAATTTGGCGCTCAATAAAGTGTTGTCACGTACCTTGATGACAAGTTTCACGACCCTCTTGGCTGTAACGGCGCTCTCCATATTCGGTGGCGAGGTTCTGCGGGGATTCAGTACGGCTTTGATGTGGGGCGTTATTATCGGAACCTATTCATCGATTTATGTGGCCATGCCTGTGCTGATCTACTTTGATCTGCGACATGAAGACCTCGATGGCAGTACAGACCGCAATCTGTCCCAGGTGCCAGAAAGCGAACGAGCCTAA
- the yajC gene encoding preprotein translocase subunit YajC, with protein sequence MLITPAYAQAAGAAGAGSAFTAFIPIILIFVVFYFLLIRPQQKRMKDHQAMLNAVRRGDKVVTNGGIVGTVTKVLTEERELQVEIAENVRIRVKQDMLSSVVSKTDPVPANDDKDKD encoded by the coding sequence ATGTTAATTACTCCAGCCTACGCTCAGGCCGCCGGTGCAGCCGGTGCCGGAAGTGCATTTACGGCTTTCATTCCAATTATCCTGATTTTTGTGGTCTTTTATTTTCTGCTTATTCGCCCTCAGCAGAAGCGGATGAAAGATCATCAGGCCATGCTGAATGCTGTGCGTCGTGGTGATAAAGTTGTGACCAACGGCGGCATCGTTGGCACGGTGACGAAGGTGCTGACAGAGGAGCGTGAACTGCAAGTTGAGATCGCAGAAAATGTTCGAATCCGTGTCAAGCAAGACATGCTGTCGAGCGTTGTCAGTAAGACAGACCCGGTTCCTGCTAATGACGACAAAGATAAAGACTAG
- a CDS encoding ATP-binding protein: MTDDALLAQITRLADALDRLSPPKKESESLQDGDAFVWDPNNGTLKPVAKVNRVPLALLQGIDSQRETLLKNTHNHAAGLPSNNALLWGARGTGKSSIVKAIHAEVNSLLSKNHALVLIEIHREDIPTLPKLLDIVRLQSRRFIVFCDDLTFEGLDDGYKALKAVLEGGLEGRPDNVVFYATSNRRHMMARDMIENEQAVSIHRGEAVEEKVSLSDRFGLWLGFHHLDQDTYFKIVSEYARAFRINIASDDLIAQAKEWSVTRGSRSGRVAWQFIQHLAGEQGIPITLPD; encoded by the coding sequence ATGACAGATGACGCGCTTTTGGCCCAAATCACGCGCCTTGCCGATGCCCTAGACCGCCTCTCGCCGCCCAAAAAAGAAAGTGAAAGCTTGCAAGACGGTGACGCCTTTGTTTGGGATCCAAACAATGGGACTCTCAAACCTGTTGCAAAGGTGAATCGGGTACCGCTGGCGCTGCTTCAGGGCATCGACTCCCAGCGGGAGACACTTTTAAAAAATACCCACAATCACGCTGCGGGACTTCCCTCCAATAACGCGCTGCTATGGGGCGCGCGCGGCACCGGCAAGAGTTCCATCGTCAAAGCCATACATGCCGAAGTAAACAGTCTGCTATCTAAAAATCACGCACTGGTCCTGATCGAGATTCATAGGGAAGATATTCCGACCCTTCCGAAATTACTGGATATCGTGCGCCTGCAATCCCGGAGGTTTATCGTTTTTTGCGATGATCTGACGTTTGAGGGCCTGGACGACGGATACAAGGCGCTCAAAGCCGTTCTCGAGGGCGGATTAGAAGGGCGACCAGATAATGTGGTCTTCTACGCCACATCCAACCGTCGCCACATGATGGCCCGGGATATGATCGAAAATGAACAGGCGGTCTCAATTCATCGAGGCGAAGCCGTTGAGGAAAAAGTGTCCCTGTCAGATCGGTTTGGTCTGTGGCTCGGTTTTCATCACCTGGACCAGGACACCTATTTCAAAATCGTGTCAGAATATGCGAGGGCTTTTAGGATCAACATCGCATCAGACGACTTAATCGCCCAGGCAAAAGAATGGAGCGTCACGAGGGGTTCCCGCTCGGGCCGGGTCGCCTGGCAGTTCATTCAACATTTGGCCGGTGAACAGGGTATTCCTATTACCCTTCCAGACTAG
- a CDS encoding FAD-dependent oxidoreductase: protein MGSGSKGVMFNTSISKRTFLAGTAAIAALSTQTFGMRSAMAQNSEWDLIIVGGGTAGMPAALFAADRGAKVLVIDKAPQLGGTMDRSTGQVAASGTVWQKEQGIEDSPDAHYDDVMRINRNTSDPALTRLLVDHAGDTLNWFAARGYTIMDNHPVMGGGHEPFTTRRYQWSKDRAKAFQNIMDPMMVEAQASKDLKVLLDTGAVDLIQDETGAVRGVVTENDTGERVDYRAKFVLLTSGGCMANPRMFQDLHGVPLFREIAYPFSQGQGITLGLGAGGYVRGGEKYATLFGTILESDYYPAPAAAGAALGVERRPPWEVFVNMHGERFVREDHPSVAHREYVLGQQPGHRHWAVFDQQILDTAPPLIPSWSREQLDDAFVDHPMFAKAETLGELGVKSGINPYNLERDINAYNASLSAGTTDPMGREHRPLAVGTAPYYAIRLQGWNVMSYAGLGVDAQLRVTREDGTPIPNLYAAGEVTGNATTAGNALTNGMGVTPALTFGRLLGQRMIPLKV, encoded by the coding sequence ATGGGCAGTGGTTCAAAAGGTGTGATGTTTAATACAAGCATATCTAAGCGGACATTTTTGGCCGGCACGGCAGCAATCGCGGCTTTAAGCACTCAGACTTTTGGAATGCGCAGTGCCATGGCGCAAAACAGCGAGTGGGATCTAATTATTGTTGGTGGTGGAACCGCAGGGATGCCAGCAGCTCTATTTGCCGCAGATCGTGGAGCCAAGGTTTTGGTGATCGACAAGGCGCCACAACTCGGTGGCACCATGGACCGTTCAACCGGACAGGTCGCCGCATCAGGAACCGTCTGGCAAAAAGAACAGGGGATCGAAGATTCCCCGGACGCTCATTATGATGATGTCATGCGGATCAACCGCAATACCTCTGACCCGGCTCTGACGCGGCTGTTGGTCGATCATGCAGGCGATACCCTCAATTGGTTCGCTGCTCGGGGCTACACGATCATGGACAACCATCCGGTGATGGGTGGCGGCCATGAGCCATTCACGACGCGCCGTTATCAGTGGAGCAAGGATCGTGCGAAAGCCTTTCAAAACATCATGGACCCGATGATGGTGGAAGCGCAGGCGTCAAAAGACCTTAAAGTGCTGCTCGACACCGGTGCGGTGGATTTGATTCAAGACGAAACTGGCGCTGTGCGCGGCGTTGTCACCGAGAATGATACCGGCGAACGCGTTGATTACCGGGCCAAATTCGTGCTGCTGACCAGTGGTGGCTGCATGGCCAACCCCCGGATGTTCCAAGATCTCCATGGCGTGCCCTTATTCCGGGAGATTGCGTACCCCTTTAGTCAGGGCCAGGGTATTACGTTAGGTCTTGGCGCTGGCGGCTATGTCCGTGGAGGAGAAAAGTACGCAACACTATTTGGCACCATTTTGGAGAGTGATTATTACCCAGCACCGGCTGCTGCTGGTGCAGCTCTTGGGGTTGAGCGTCGTCCACCCTGGGAGGTTTTTGTTAATATGCATGGCGAGCGGTTCGTTCGGGAAGATCATCCTAGCGTCGCCCACCGCGAGTATGTGCTCGGTCAACAACCGGGTCACCGCCATTGGGCTGTTTTTGACCAGCAAATTCTTGATACGGCGCCGCCGCTTATCCCAAGCTGGTCTCGCGAACAGTTAGATGACGCTTTTGTTGATCATCCCATGTTTGCCAAAGCGGAGACTTTAGGCGAGTTGGGCGTCAAGTCTGGGATCAACCCTTACAATCTTGAGCGCGATATCAACGCATATAATGCAAGCCTATCGGCGGGTACGACGGACCCCATGGGCCGTGAGCACCGTCCGCTTGCGGTTGGAACAGCGCCGTATTACGCCATTCGGCTGCAGGGCTGGAACGTGATGTCCTATGCGGGATTGGGCGTTGATGCCCAGCTTCGGGTCACCCGCGAAGACGGTACGCCTATTCCTAACCTTTATGCTGCAGGTGAGGTCACTGGGAATGCAACCACTGCTGGGAATGCCTTAACCAACGGAATGGGGGTTACCCCCGCGCTGACCTTTGGTCGGTTGCTTGGTCAGCGGATGATTCCGCTTAAGGTCTAG
- a CDS encoding M23 family metallopeptidase produces MRNVLFRITQIALIFLGLVACAPSWTPPPGYRGGLLLGQGVPETVTVQRGDSVYLIARRFNVPMKSIIERNGLQPPYVLYPGQVLKLDQPRLHTVRQGDNLYGISRQYGVDMRALAQKNGLVSPYTIYPGQQLAMPGSSTVIASSASMPTSSSGSSDQSRRGPSSPAPVASAPPPVAPPAPPVRAGSRFVWPLEGRLLSKFGPSGQGLHNDGINIETERGAPVRAAENGVVAYSGNELQGFGNLLLLKHADGWMTAYAHNDELLVRRGDTVGRGQVISRAGSSGNVRSPQLHFELRRGTKAVNPLEYLSTFGS; encoded by the coding sequence ATGAGAAACGTTTTATTTAGAATCACCCAAATAGCCCTGATTTTTCTGGGATTGGTCGCTTGTGCCCCAAGTTGGACCCCGCCGCCTGGCTATCGCGGTGGCCTTCTGCTTGGTCAGGGGGTACCGGAAACCGTCACGGTTCAGCGCGGCGATAGTGTGTATCTCATTGCGCGGCGTTTTAATGTCCCGATGAAGTCCATCATTGAGCGAAACGGTCTTCAGCCGCCTTACGTTTTGTATCCCGGACAGGTTCTCAAATTAGATCAACCGAGGTTACACACCGTTCGACAGGGCGATAACTTGTATGGGATTTCACGTCAGTATGGCGTAGACATGCGGGCCTTGGCGCAAAAGAACGGACTAGTATCTCCTTATACAATTTATCCAGGACAGCAGTTGGCAATGCCTGGCAGTTCAACAGTGATTGCCAGTTCAGCATCAATGCCTACAAGCTCTTCGGGTTCATCTGATCAGTCTCGTCGTGGTCCGTCGAGCCCTGCGCCAGTGGCTTCAGCACCGCCACCCGTAGCCCCACCAGCGCCGCCCGTGCGCGCCGGCAGCCGTTTTGTTTGGCCGTTAGAAGGCAGGCTGCTCTCGAAGTTCGGTCCCAGCGGTCAGGGTCTACATAACGATGGAATCAATATTGAGACAGAGCGCGGTGCGCCGGTGCGTGCGGCCGAAAACGGTGTGGTGGCCTATTCCGGGAACGAACTCCAAGGATTTGGTAATTTACTGCTGTTAAAACATGCTGACGGTTGGATGACAGCATATGCGCACAACGACGAGTTGCTCGTCCGGCGCGGCGATACGGTTGGCCGAGGCCAGGTTATCTCCAGAGCGGGCAGCAGTGGGAATGTGCGTTCACCGCAATTACACTTTGAATTAAGGCGCGGGACAAAGGCTGTTAATCCCTTGGAATATCTTTCAACGTTTGGAAGCTAA
- a CDS encoding protein-L-isoaspartate(D-aspartate) O-methyltransferase gives MSQDSRRIRLIMDLRNSGVTDTAVLSAMERIPRENFVEESFLDQAWANRALPISCGQTISQPLVVGLMTQALKLSDRHKVLEIGTGSGYQAAILSRLCRRLYTIERHSDLLAIAEERFTAMSLHNITTQSGDGWKGWPRQAPFDRILVTAAAPVVPQDLVAQLSDKGGIMILPVGGESADDQMVVRVTKNQGRLESEPLFPVRFVPLVEGVPDGRSRREN, from the coding sequence GTGAGCCAGGACTCCCGCCGCATTCGTTTGATCATGGACCTCCGTAATTCTGGAGTCACGGATACGGCTGTGCTTTCAGCGATGGAACGTATTCCTCGCGAAAATTTCGTGGAAGAGTCCTTTTTAGACCAAGCTTGGGCCAATCGCGCCTTACCGATTTCTTGTGGTCAGACCATAAGCCAGCCGCTTGTGGTCGGGTTAATGACGCAGGCGCTCAAACTGTCTGATCGACATAAAGTGCTTGAGATTGGAACCGGTTCTGGCTACCAGGCAGCCATTCTCTCGCGCTTGTGCCGTCGCCTTTATACGATTGAACGGCATAGTGACTTATTGGCTATCGCCGAAGAACGTTTTACAGCCATGTCTCTGCACAACATTACCACGCAGTCTGGCGACGGCTGGAAAGGCTGGCCACGACAGGCCCCCTTTGACCGCATTCTTGTGACTGCCGCTGCGCCTGTGGTGCCCCAGGACTTGGTGGCCCAATTGTCTGACAAGGGCGGCATCATGATACTGCCGGTCGGCGGTGAGTCTGCGGACGATCAAATGGTGGTCAGGGTTACTAAGAACCAAGGACGATTGGAGTCAGAGCCGCTCTTTCCAGTCAGGTTTGTGCCTTTGGTTGAAGGTGTACCCGATGGCCGCAGTCGCCGCGAGAATTGA
- the surE gene encoding 5'/3'-nucleotidase SurE: MFTPVDDLSGSRILLSNDDGIDAPGLAILEKIARTLTDDVWVVAPAREQSGAGHSLTLHHPLRPTQLGEKRFMIDGTPTDCVLVAAQHIMTDFPPDLVLSGINMGANLGEDVHYSGTVAAALEATLQDIPAIAFSQIMNGSPNWETAEHYAADLIRSVCKASWGRNTLININFPDLAVDDVKGVKLAIQGKHKLGDELIVREDPRGRPYIWIGPPRVHDTQDETTDLSLTAAGYIAVTPLSVDLTDRDTLSALKRVLE; this comes from the coding sequence ATGTTTACGCCGGTCGATGATCTTTCGGGCAGCAGAATACTTCTGTCCAATGACGACGGTATAGACGCACCAGGTCTGGCAATTTTAGAGAAAATAGCCCGCACGCTTACGGATGATGTCTGGGTGGTTGCGCCCGCAAGAGAGCAAAGCGGAGCCGGGCACTCCTTAACTCTGCATCACCCTTTGCGGCCCACGCAATTGGGCGAAAAACGTTTCATGATAGACGGTACGCCGACTGATTGCGTTCTGGTGGCCGCTCAACACATCATGACGGACTTTCCACCCGATTTGGTGCTGTCCGGCATCAACATGGGCGCAAACCTGGGCGAAGATGTTCATTACTCCGGCACGGTGGCTGCGGCTCTGGAAGCGACGTTGCAGGATATCCCGGCCATTGCCTTTAGCCAAATCATGAACGGCAGCCCCAACTGGGAGACAGCGGAGCATTATGCGGCCGACCTGATCCGCTCAGTTTGCAAGGCAAGTTGGGGTCGTAATACATTGATTAATATTAATTTTCCGGACTTAGCGGTTGATGATGTGAAAGGCGTTAAACTCGCCATTCAGGGCAAACACAAGCTGGGTGATGAATTGATCGTTCGCGAAGACCCCAGGGGTCGGCCCTATATCTGGATAGGCCCGCCGCGTGTGCATGACACCCAGGATGAAACCACAGACTTGAGTTTGACAGCCGCCGGGTACATTGCGGTTACGCCCCTGTCTGTGGATCTGACGGATCGCGACACCCTGTCAGCTTTGAAGCGGGTTCTCGAGTGA